One genomic region from Pempheris klunzingeri isolate RE-2024b chromosome 4, fPemKlu1.hap1, whole genome shotgun sequence encodes:
- the LOC139199628 gene encoding alpha-2-macroglobulin-like, whose protein sequence is MGPPGVQTRPWTLFVCLSCMFVGEVLAGPQYLVAIPAVIQPGDETKICASLLQPNETLTMTITLRSQVLFQHTSSAPFHTCFQFQAPSVKKTEVHSLKVEVRGNTFYSQEVRKVMFRAQEPITLIQTDKPIYLPGQTVHFRVISMDSKFRHASQRYNVIEMKDAKGNRIGQWLNTTSASKILQLSHSLNPEAHEGYYAIKVWINGKQVDKHFKVEKYVLPKFSIEVKSFYILNVGEEDINVKVDATYTYGQAVPGRAELEMCRPRTRQLVNGTLVPESELCYRQTKKTEKNGCTPFVIKMSTFTKVDQQTVQDKLELKVRVEEEGTGISQSHQRTIDLYYLVGKLLFIDTPTIYKQGIVLEGKVKALHSNDTPVPHKLVHLLHGDTWSARVLQNLTTDSNGIATFSLNTTNFKGDIRLGASFTKTPVPRQRTPYYEAARQTLSLFQPASLQPKTISSLEVKNKKNPLSCDKEETFSILYTIVGEARGSVDVMYLILAKGVIVMQGVQKVEVLDHPVTEGEVSFTLKVSPAMAPKVQVIAYVVLPSETMIAKSADFPTEKCFGHKVSLEFSPSSAVPAEDVTLQVTADPDSLCGVSAIDQSVLIKEPGKTLTIDGIFSMLPGDGDGFSSEVEDPYPCLNVRQRRSYYYGRPRHSDVYGVFVRVGLKMATNLFIRTPSCVKFKGTTYYDNFHMMAYDISHGMSETSIPILTVRTFFPETWIWDLVEVGASGRTNVSLTVPDTITSWETEAFCLSSQGFGLAPRNKLTVFQPFFLELSLPYSIIRGEHFELKATIFNYLSSCMMVVVAAAPAEGYTLTPLSGDQYTSCLCANERKTLSWTMAPTVLGAVNVTVTAEAVASHGSCGNEIVSVPDRGRIDVVTRSLIVKAEGTEVTKTYNWLLCPKGVDVTEEVELQLPWNVINGSSRASVSVLGDILGRAMQNLDGLLRMPYGCGEQNMALLAPNIYILQYLTNTQQLTPAIKEKASNFLTSGYQRQLNYKHDDGAYSTFGTGDGNTWLTAFVLRSFAKAQSFVYIDPEIIEQSKTWLDSKQQEKGCFEQLGELFNNRMKGGVSDQVTLSAYITAAFLEMDMSANVSKMQKSLSCLRESIRDLNNTYTTALLAYVFTLAGDMETRAHLLQRLDKAALEQDGLLHWSQTTAETASLSVEISSYVLLAKLSASPTTEDLGYATRIVRWLADQQNPYGGFSSTQDTVVALQALALYSTLVFSPEGSNTVTVQSPSGQLTFDVNQSNKLVYQEQMLQDVTGKHSLEVKGSACASVQISLHYNIPTPVDNTTVSVGVTPEANCTSDSQTPTLTLKMRILYNGSELVSNMLILDIKMLSGFVPHPESLKELKHALLVRRVEQKEDHVLVYIHLLQGLDIIQILKVTQELPVQNLKPAVVKIYDYYQPDDRAETEYVYPCAAA, encoded by the exons ATGGGTCCTCCGGGGGTTCAGACGAGGCCGTGGactctgtttgtctgcctgaGCTGCATGTTTGTGGGTGAAGTGCTGGCAGGACC GCAGTACTTGGTAGCCATCCCTGCCGTCATCCAACCTGGAGATGAGACCAAAATCTGTGCAAGTCTCCTGCAACCCAACGAGACTCTGACCATGACCATCACTCTGAGATCCCAAGTTCTCTTCCAGCACACGTCCAGCGCACCGTTTCATACCTGCTTTCAGTTTCAG GCTCCTTCGGTAAAGAAGACGGAGGTGCACAGTTTGAAGGTGGAGGTACGCGGGAACACATTTTACTCACAAGAAGTCAGGAAAGTCATGTTCAGAGCCCAGGAGCCAATCACACTCATCCAGACAGATAAACCAATCTACCTTCCTGGACAAACAG TGCATTTCAGAGTCATTTCAATGGACTCCAAGTTCAGACATGCCAGTCAGCGG TACAACGTCATTGAAATGAAG GATGCTAAAGGCAACCGGATCGGACAGTGGCTGAACACCACATCTGCTAGTAAGATACTGCAGCTGTCTCACTCCTTGAACCCTGAGGCCCATGAAGGATACTATGCCATCAAAGTGTGGATTAATGGAAAGCAAGTCGATAAGCACTTCAAGGTGGAGAAATATG TTTTGCCAAAATTTTCTATAGAAGTAAAATCCTTCTATATACTAAACGTTGGAGAGGAGGACATTAATGTGAAAGTCGATGCAAC ATATACGTACGGGCAGGCCGTGCCAGGCAGGGCTGAACTCGAGATGTGTCGACCTCGGACCAGACAATTGGTGAATGGGACCCTTGTGCCGGAGTCCGAGCTGTGCTACAGGCAGACAAAGAAG ACAGAAAAGAATGGCTGTACTCCATTTGTGATTAAGATGTCCACTTTCACCAAAGTAGACCAGCAGACAGTGCAGGATAAGCTGGAACTCAAAGTCAGAGTGGAAGAGGAGGGGACAG GTATTTCACAGTCACACCAGAGGACAATTGATCTGTATTATCTTGTTGGAAAGCTGCTCTTTATCGACACACCTACGATTTACAAACAGGGGATCGTTTTGGAGGGAAAA GTTAAAGCTCTTCACTCCAATGATACACCTGTTCCTCACAAGCTGGTCCATTTGTTGCACGGTGATACCTGGTCAGCACGTGTGCTACAGAACCTCACAACTGATAGCAATGGCATCGCCACGTTCTCACTGAACACAACCAACTTCAAAGGAGACATCCGACTAGGA GCCAGCTTCACAAAAACGCCGGTGCCAAGACAACGGACACCATACTATGAGGCCGCACGTCAAACGCTGTCCTTGTTCCAGCCGGCTTCTCTTCAGCCTAAAACAATCAGCTCTCTGGAGGTGAAGAACAAGAAGAACCCACTTTCCTGTGACAAAGAAGAGACCTTCTCCATCCTATACACCATAGTAGGAGAGGCCCGGGGCTCCGTGGACGTCATGTACTTG ATCTTAGCTAAAGGAGTCATTGTCATGCAAGGAGTGCAAAAAGTGGAAGTGCTTGATCACCCTG TGACTGAGGGTGAGGTGTCCTTTACTCTGAAGGTGTCCCCGGCCATGGCACCAAAGGTGCAGGTTATAGCTTACGTCGTCCTCCCCAGTGAGACTATGATTGCCAAAAGTGCTGACTTCCCCACTGAGAAATGCTTCGGTCACAAG gTGTCCTTGGAGTTTTCTCCATCCTCTGCTGTACCAGCAGAGGACGTCACCCTGCAGGTGACAGCCGATCCGGACTCTCTGTGTGGAGTGAGCGCCATTGACCAGAGCGTGCTCATCAAGGAGCCGGGGAAGACTCTGACTATAGACGGG ATATTTAGCATGCTGCCTGGGGACGGAGACGGCTTCTCATCTGAAGTTGAAGATCCATATCCGTGTTTAAATGTGAGGCAAAGACGATCATATTACTACGGACGTCCCAGGCATTCAGACGTTTATGGAGTTTTCGTG AGAGTGGGTCTGAAGATGGCGACAAATCTGTTCATCAGGACGCCATCATGCGTCAAGTTCAAAGGAACAACATACTACGATAACTTCCACA tgatgGCTTATGACATAAGTCACGGTATGTCAGAGACATCTATACCGATACTGACGGTCCGCACTTTCTTCCCTGAGACTTGGATTTGGGACCTGGTGGAAGTTGG AGCGTCTGGAAGGACGAATGTGTCCCTCACTGTCCCAGACACCATCACCAGCTGGGAGACGGAGGCTTTCTGTTTGTCCTCGCAGGGTTTCGGCTTAGCTCCTCGTAACAAACTCACCGTCTTCCAGCCCTTCTTCCTCGAGCTCAGCCTGCCGTACTCCATCATCCGGGGGGAGCACTTTGAACTGAAGGCCACCATCTTCAACTACCTGTCCAGTTGcatgatg GTGGTTGTGGCTGCAGCCCCCGCCGAAGGTTACaccctcacccctctctctggGGACCAGTACACATCCTGTCTGTGCGCCAATGAACGCAAAACCCTCAGCTGGACCATGGCCCCCACAGTCTTAG GGGCTGTGAATGTGACGGTCACTGCCGAGGCTGTGGCGTCCCACGGGTCGTGTGGCAACGAGATTGTGAGTGTACCAGACAGAGGACGCATCGATGTGGTCACACGGTCTCTCATAGTAAAG GCTGAGGGAACTGAGGTAACAAAAACCTACAACTGGCTGCTCTGTCCAAAAG GAGTGGATGTGACGGAGGAGGTCGAGCTACAACTCCCTTGGAATGTGATCAATGGATCTTCCCGTGCTTCTGTATCAGTGCTGG GTGACATCCTGGGCCGGGCCATGCAGAACCTGGACGGTCTGTTGAGGATGCCATATGGATGTGGGGAGCAGAACATGGCGCTCCTGGCTCCCAACATTTACATCCTCCAGtacctgacaaacacacagcagctgaccCCCGCCATCAAGGAGAAGGCCTCCAACTTCCTGACCAGTG GCTACCAGAGGCAGCTCAACTACAAGCACGATGATGGTGCTTACAGCACCTTTGGAACAGGAGATGGGAACACCTG GTTGACTGCTTTTGTGCTGAGATCCTTTGCCAAAGCACAGTCTTTCGTCTACATTGACCCAGAAATTATTGAACAGTCTAAGACTTGGCTGGACAGCAAACAACAAGAGAAAGGCTGCTTCGAACAGTTGGGAGAACTCTTTAACAACAGGATGAAG GGTGGTGTATCTGATCAAGTCACTCTCAGTGCTTACATCACTGCTGCCTTCTTGGAGATGGACATGTCGGCAAATGTGAGTAAAA TGCAAAAGAGCTTGTCTTGCCTCAGGGAGTCCATCAGGGACCTAAACAACACCTACACCACAGCTCTGCTGGCGTACGTCTTCACCTTGGCAGGAGACATGGAGACCCGTGCTCACCTTCTTCAGCGCCTAGATAAGGCTGCCTTAGAACAAG ACGGCCTGCTCCACTGGTCTCAGACCACAGCAGAGACggcctctctgtctgtggagATCAGCTCCTACGTGCTGCTGGCCAAACTCAGTGCCTCTCCTACTACTGAAGACCTGGGCTACGCCACCCGCATCGTCAGATGGCTGGCAGACCAGCAGAACCCTTACGGAGGCTTCTCCTCTACACAG GACACAGTGGTGGCTCTTCAGGCTCTGGCTCTCTACTCCACTCTGGTGTTCAGTCCAGAGGGCTCAAACACAGTGACGGTCCAGTCTCCCAGTGGCCAACTGACATTTGATGTGAACCAGAGCAACAAGCTTGTCTACCAGGAGCAGATGCTGCAGGATGTCACAGGAAAGCACAGCCTGGAGGTGAAGGGCAGTGCATGTGCTTCAGTGCAG ATTTCTCTTCACTATAACATCCCAACACCTGTTGACAACACCACTGTCAGTGTGGGGGTCACACCAGAGGCCAACTGCACCAGCGACTCTCAGACACCCACACTCACTCTGAAGATGAGGATCCT ATACAATGGAAGCGAGCTCGTCTCAAACATGTTGATCCTGGATATCAAAATGCTCTCTGGGTTTGTCCCACACCCAGAGTCTTTGAAGGAG CTCAAACATGCCCTGCTGGTGAGGCGTGTTGAACAAAAGGAAGATCACGTTCTCGTGTACATACAT CTACTACAGGGCTTAGACATCATCCAAATCTTAAAGGTCACACAGGAGCTCCCAGTGCAGAACCTGAAGCCAGCCGTGGTTAAGATCTACGACTACTACCAGCCAG ATGACCGGGCTGAGACAGAATACGTGTACCCTTGTGCTGCAG cttaa
- the lyrm9 gene encoding LYR motif-containing protein 9 produces MPPLVGAELIQTPVQLYRYLLRCCRRLPTTAAQQHYRHAIRQSYNSHSDEDNPERIQMMIQRAITDADWILDKYTKKK; encoded by the exons ATGCCGCCTTTAGTTGGAGCTGAGTTGATCCAGACACCAGTGCAGCTCTATCGATACCTCCTCCGATGCTGCAGGCGGCTACCGACCACGGCAGCACAGCAGCATTATCGACACGCCATAAGACAG AGTTACAACAGTCACTCTGATGAAGACAACCCAGAGAGGATACAAATGATGATCCAGAGAGCGATCACAGACGCTGACTGGATTCTTGATAAA TATACCAAGAAGAAGTGA
- the ift20 gene encoding intraflagellar transport protein 20 homolog — protein sequence MAKDPLAEAGFYFDELNKLRVLEPDVSQKTSELKEECKEFVDKIGQFQKIVGGLIELVDELAKEAETEKMKAIGARNLLKSVAKQREAQQQQLQALIAEKKMQLERYRIEYEALSKVESEQNEFIDQFILQK from the exons ATGGCTAAGGATCCACTAGCCGAggcaggcttttattttgacgaGCTCAACAAGCTGCGTGTTCTGGAGCCTGATGTCAGCCAGAAGACCTCAGAGCTCAAGGAGGAGTGTAAAGAGTTTGTGGACA AAATTGGCCAGTTTCAGAAGATAGTGGGAGGTCTGATCGAGCTGGTGGATGAATTGGCaaaagaagcagagacagaaaagatgaAG GCAATCGGAGCCAGAAACCTGCTGAAATCGGTGGCGAAGCAAAGAGAggctcaacagcagcagcttcaggcgCTCATAGCTGAGAAAAAGATGCAACTTGAGAG ATATCGAATCGAGTATGAGGCCTTGTCCAAGGTGGAGTCGGAGCAGAACGAGTTCATCGACCAGTTTATTCTGCAGAAATGA